TATTAAATGCTGTTATCGTAAGGAAAGCAAAATAGGAGGGGAATTTCATGCAATTTTTACTATTCTTTTGATACGAGCTTGGTTTTGAGAAAGAGGCTCGTATCGATTCTAGCTATCGATACGGAATAAAAATATTTCGGGGGTAGCGAAAGATGGGACAAATCTGTTTTGAATTAGAAAATGTAGAAGTGACATATCTAGATAAAGAGGTTTTAAAGATTGAAAGATTAGCTGTACACCAATTTGACCGTATCGGCATAGTCGGTAAAAATGGTGCAGGTAAAAGCACGTTACTAAAATTACTGGCGGGTATCATTAAGCCAACAACGGGAAAGGTGAATCGGCTTGTTGAGAATGGCTATTTTGAGCAACTTGAAACTCCATCAGTACGTGATGCTGATCCAGTGTTACTTGGAAAATTAGACGTACCAAAAGACTCTAATCAGCTAAGCGGTGGGGAACAAACAAGGATGAAACTCGCTAAATTGTTTACTCATTATTATGAAGCTTTATTAATTGATGAGCCGACTACTCACTTAGACCAAGAGGGGATTTCGTTTTTGCTCGATGAACTTAGGTATTACTACGGAGCGCTTGTATTAATTAGTCATGACCGTTCTGTATTAGATGAACTAGTTACGACAATTTGGGAAGTTCATGAAGGTAAGGTACGAATCTATTCAGGAAATTACAGCGACTACATGGCACAAAAGAAGTTAGAACGTGAACAGCAGAGTCAAGCACATGAACAGTTCATAAAAGAAAAGAGCAGGCTAGAAAAAGCAGCACAAGAAAAAATGAAGAAAGCTGAAAAAGTTGCACAAGCAGGTCGATTGTCAAAAAAAGATGCGAATGCAAAGCCGGATAAGTCCTTTATGACAAAATCCAAAGGTACGAGCCAAAAAGCTATGCAGCGTGCAGCAAAGGCCATTGAGCAACGAATGGAAAAACTTCAGGAAGTCGATGCTGTAAAAGAGGATAGGCAAATAAACTTCCATCAATCGAGAAATTTAGAGCTGCATAATAAATTTCCGATAATGGCAGACCGATTTACTCTTCAAGTGGATAACAAAGTATTATTAAATGAAGTAAGTTTTCAAATGCCGCTTGGTAAAAAAATTGCAATTTCGGGTAAAAATGGTGCTGGCAAAAGTACTTTACTCCACCATATTGCTATCAATGCGCCCGGTTTAACAATTTCACCAAAAGCAAAAATTGGATACTTTCGTCAAATGAGCTATCAATATACAAGGGATGAAACGGTATTGGAATTTCTGAAAAATCGTTCTGAATACGATGAGAGATTTTTACGAAGCGTTCTACATTCCATGTTGTTTGTCGGCACAGATATATTAAAAAGTGTAAAATCATTAAGTGGTGGTGAAGCGATTCGTCTACAATTATGTCAATTATTTTTAGGAGAGTATAATATTTTATTGTTAGATGAACCAACCAATTTTTTAGATATCTATGCTATTGAAGCGTTAGAAAGATTTATTACAGCATATAAAGGCACTATTATCTTCGTATCACATGATCGCAGGTTTATTGATTGTGTAGCAGATTGTATATATTTCATTGAAGATCAACAGCTAAAATTAAGGGGTTGATTAATGATGAAGGAGAAATAATGGGGTTATTATCAAAATAAGATCTTTCGTAATTGGGTACTGTTTTGAAGAATACAGTAGAGAATTATCAAACTTTTTTATAAAAATAGTGTAATACTTTATAAAGAAAGAACCCGTTTTGATCAAACTTTTTTCAAAACGGGTTCTTTAAATTTAACGTAAGATAAGCCTTTGTCGCTTCATTTTGATCAAACTTTATTTTAAACCAACACCCGCAGTGGATCCGTCCACTGCGGGTTTCTCATTGCCCTTGGATTCGGGACGAATCCATCCCTTACTCGCTTGCGCTCTCTCAAAAGAAAAACGTCGTCGTTTTTCATCCATGCCCTTACACGCAGACAGGACGGAGGTGTCCCGTCCGTCTACGCTCTATTATCCCCTTTAAAGAACACCTTGTGCCTTCAAGCTGACGTATTCTTCTCCGGCACCGACGATGATGTGGTCAAGAAGCTGGATACCGACGATGCGTCCGACCTCGACGAGCCGTTCGGTCACCTCGATATCTTCACGTGACGGATGCGGGTCACCGCTCGGGTGCTGATGACTGACGATGAGTGACGTCGCATTGTTGAGGATGGCGGACTTGAAGATTTCTCGGGGATGGACAACGCTCGAGTTGATGCTACCGACGTGTGCCCGATGGACGGCAATGACGCGGTTCTTCGTATTGAGTAGGATGACGAGGAACACCTCACGGTCATCGTCCTGGATGAAGCGCTTGGCGATACAGAACGCGTCCTCGGGGGACGTGATGTGCGTCGTCTCGAGCGCGACGTCCGGTTCTCGGACCTCTTGGCGGATACGAGTGATTTCAACGAGTGTAGTCAGTTTCATGGAAAAGCTCCTTTCGCGAGTGGGATGCAGTCCGACACGGTGCCGTCCTGTTGACGGGAACGCAGCGAGCGTTGCGAGACGGCGCAAGGGTGACCGCAGGGAAAGATCAAAAAAAGCGGACAGCGCACCGGGACGAAGGCTTCCGAAGCCCGCGAGCGAAAAGCTTTGCTTTGAGCCAAAACGCGGAGGAAGACAAGGAACGGCAGCGGCTTTTTTTGATGGCCCTTGCGCCGACGAGGAGCGAGCTAGAGTACGGAAACAGGACGGCTTGCGATCCCTTTCCATCAAACAGAGCGGTACCGCTCTGTTCCATGCCTTTGAAAGAATCATTTTATCGCCTTACGAATACCGAATAAGACAGCAAGAACTGGTAAGTAGCGTTATAATGAAGGACGCAATGACAGACTGAACAGTAAAGGAGTACACTCATGAAGATTTCTTACATAGCGATTCCCCTTTCCGTTCTATTGATGGCAGGATGTACAGATACGGAGACGACCTCACCTCCACCCGATCAAACAGAGCAAGTAGCGCAGCAGGACGACACCACTACACAAAAGACCGATGCGAAAAAGGACTCCGATCAACAATCAGAAAAAACAGATGATACGAATCCATCAACGGAATCAAAGACGCCCCCGAAGGATTCTTTCACAGGATATAAGAAGATTTTAGTCGATGGTGGAGATCTGTCCGGTAATCGCCAGGCGAATGTCGTCGTCGACATCGGATTCGGTGACCGGAAATACTGGGCGTTCACGAATGAGCATGGTCAGCTGGTCCGCGTCATCGCGAAGAAGATCGTCCTCCAGAATGATGCGACAGAAGACGTCTCGCGTGACGGACGCTACTACTCTGATGAGGCGAAGGTGCCTGGCGTCGAACGCGCAGACCTCGATGAAGGACATATCATCGCCGACTCGCTCGGTGGCGTCTCGAACGCTTACAACATCACTCCGCAGGACAGTACACTGAATCGTCATGGTGATCAGGCGTACATGGAGGACGTCATCCGCAAGGCGGGTGGCGCAACGAACTTTGAAGTGCAGATCACCTATCCGAATACGTCGACGATGATTCCATCTGCGTATCAGTATACGTATACGGTTCGCGGGAATACCGTCGTCGACCGGTTCAAGAACGGTAATCCAGACGAGACAAATGCTGCACTTGGTCTGACGAAGAAAAAGGAGACGAAAAAAGAACCAACATCGAAATCAGCTCCTAATACTGCAGCGACCGAAGACGTCTCGCGCGTCGATACCGACGGCAATGGTCAAGTGACGATCCAGGAAGCGAAGGACGCAGGCTTTACGATGCCAATCACGGAGAAGCACTGGTTGTATCAATATATGCGGGACAACGACCATGACGGAATGGTCGGAGAATGAACAATTGATCCTTGGGACAAGTGCATCTTGCACTTGTCTTTTTGTATTACTTATTTATATAACAGTTCAGTTTTTATCTGTTTTATCTTCAAAATACATGATAAAATTTACAATATAATCATGTTAAGGAGTTTTTAAATGGGTAAATTAGATGCAATTAACAACCAGTTAGAAAATAGTACTTTTCCAATTAGTTTGAGTACGCTAGAAGACTTAAAAATGAAGTTACCAAAAATCGAACGATCTTACATCGAAATCACATTAAAGGCATTGAGAAAAGAATTTAAGTCCGATCAGCTTTTTTATGCGTTAGAAGGTGTTCAACCATCTTTAACTAAGTATGGCTTTCTTCTAATGACAGAAACAGATGTCGTTCTCTCTATTCATAAAGGTTCGATCATGCCAAGTGGGACAATTGAAAAGATTCCGTTTGCTAAAATTAAAGAAGTAGATTTTGATATCATTCCAATTCCAATTAATCCGTTTGGTGTAAACGAAGGAATAATTTATCTGACACATAAAAAAGGATTTGGGAGTAAAAAACTTACGATTCGTGACGTTACTGTAAGTCGACTCGATTCACTTGTAGAACAGTTGAGATACGCGGCGAATCAAAACAACTAAGGAGGCAATTGTAATGGGATTATTTGATATGTTTAAAGGTGACAGTACAAAAAGTAAACAAGGCATGCACCCTCATTTTGCATTCGCAACATCGCTTGTCTACATGATGGCTTCAGATGGAGAGTTCGATAACGAAGAGATTGGTCAACTACTAGCTGTGCTAGGTGGAAAGAGTAAGAAAGGCACAATTCGTATTGGTGATAACAATGATGATTTAATGGAAAAAGTATTTAAATACTTTGATCGTAATTCTATCGATACATTCTTGGCAGAGGCTGCACCAGTATTAAATCATGAGCAAAAACTCTGTATTCTTGCTAATCTAGTGGACTCTTCGCTATCTGATGGAGAAGCAGAGCGAGAAGAACAAGCCATGTTTAATAAATTCATGACAGCATTCGGAGTAACAGAACAAGAATTTGCTCCAATCTTCAAAGTTATTGCGATGAAAAACGACCGTTCTGTATTTAAAAATTAAGCTATACATCTTTTATCTCAACGTCTAACAATCGCTCATTCGATTGTTAGACGTTTTTTGCTTTGAAAACTTAAAGCTCCTATTTTTTCAACTAACAAACATCATTGATGTATTGTTCTAAGAAATTGATTGAAGAACATAGTTCCGCGGAATATAATAAGAACAAACGTTCTTATTGTGAAAAGGGGTGCTTTAGATGAGTTATGAAGATCGGGGCAATAAGAAATGGATTCCGTTCCTGATGCCTGAACATAAAGGATTGCTGAAACGCTATTACCAGGAGGTCCATCATTTCAAGTTCGAGGATACGGAGGAACCAATCGATGGAACGATCGAGA
The window above is part of the Exiguobacterium acetylicum genome. Proteins encoded here:
- the msr(G) gene encoding ABC-F type ribosomal protection protein Msr(G) produces the protein MGQICFELENVEVTYLDKEVLKIERLAVHQFDRIGIVGKNGAGKSTLLKLLAGIIKPTTGKVNRLVENGYFEQLETPSVRDADPVLLGKLDVPKDSNQLSGGEQTRMKLAKLFTHYYEALLIDEPTTHLDQEGISFLLDELRYYYGALVLISHDRSVLDELVTTIWEVHEGKVRIYSGNYSDYMAQKKLEREQQSQAHEQFIKEKSRLEKAAQEKMKKAEKVAQAGRLSKKDANAKPDKSFMTKSKGTSQKAMQRAAKAIEQRMEKLQEVDAVKEDRQINFHQSRNLELHNKFPIMADRFTLQVDNKVLLNEVSFQMPLGKKIAISGKNGAGKSTLLHHIAINAPGLTISPKAKIGYFRQMSYQYTRDETVLEFLKNRSEYDERFLRSVLHSMLFVGTDILKSVKSLSGGEAIRLQLCQLFLGEYNILLLDEPTNFLDIYAIEALERFITAYKGTIIFVSHDRRFIDCVADCIYFIEDQQLKLRG
- a CDS encoding JAB domain-containing protein, coding for MTTLVEITRIRQEVREPDVALETTHITSPEDAFCIAKRFIQDDDREVFLVILLNTKNRVIAVHRAHVGSINSSVVHPREIFKSAILNNATSLIVSHQHPSGDPHPSREDIEVTERLVEVGRIVGIQLLDHIIVGAGEEYVSLKAQGVL
- a CDS encoding DNA/RNA non-specific endonuclease, translated to MKISYIAIPLSVLLMAGCTDTETTSPPPDQTEQVAQQDDTTTQKTDAKKDSDQQSEKTDDTNPSTESKTPPKDSFTGYKKILVDGGDLSGNRQANVVVDIGFGDRKYWAFTNEHGQLVRVIAKKIVLQNDATEDVSRDGRYYSDEAKVPGVERADLDEGHIIADSLGGVSNAYNITPQDSTLNRHGDQAYMEDVIRKAGGATNFEVQITYPNTSTMIPSAYQYTYTVRGNTVVDRFKNGNPDETNAALGLTKKKETKKEPTSKSAPNTAATEDVSRVDTDGNGQVTIQEAKDAGFTMPITEKHWLYQYMRDNDHDGMVGE
- a CDS encoding TerB family tellurite resistance protein; the protein is MGLFDMFKGDSTKSKQGMHPHFAFATSLVYMMASDGEFDNEEIGQLLAVLGGKSKKGTIRIGDNNDDLMEKVFKYFDRNSIDTFLAEAAPVLNHEQKLCILANLVDSSLSDGEAEREEQAMFNKFMTAFGVTEQEFAPIFKVIAMKNDRSVFKN